The Procambarus clarkii isolate CNS0578487 chromosome 24, FALCON_Pclarkii_2.0, whole genome shotgun sequence genomic interval TCCATCTTTCaagttccaccagctgccagcgaTCACATTCCACACATCAAGTCCCATCAACTGTCAGTCATCACACTTCTCTCCCGTCACTTGCTGATGGATGGGCTCATCGCCTCCTGATTGGCTTGTGATTCAGAACTGAGAAAAGTTTTGAAGCATCATCATCGAGGACCTGGTGATTGGGTCTCCCTTGTACAGCGAGGACCTGGTGATTGGGTCTTCCTTGTACAGCGAGGACCTGGTGATTGGGTCTCCCTTGTACAATGAGGACCTGGTGATTGGGTCTCCCTTGTACAGCGAGGACCTTGTGATTGGGTCTTCCTTGTACAATGAGGACCTGGTGATTGGGTCTCCCTTGTACAGCGAGGACCTGGTGATTGGGTCTCCCTTGTACAGCGAGGACCTGGTGATTGGGTCTCCCTTGTACAGCGAGGACCTGGTGATTGGGTCTCCCTTGTACAGCGAGGACCTGGTGATTGGCTCTCCCTTGTACAGCGAGGACCTGGTGATTGGGTCTCCCTTGTACAATGAGGACCTGGTGATTGGGTCTCCCTTGTATTGCGAGGACCTGGTGATTGGGTCTCCCTTGTACAGCGAGGACCTGGTGATTGGGTCTCCCTTGTACAGCGAGGACCTGGTGATTGGGTCTTCCTTGTACAGCGAGGACCTGGTGATTGGGTCTCCCTTGTACAGCGAGGACCTGGTGATTGGGTCTCCCTTGTACAGCGAGGACCTGGTGATTGGGTCTCCCTTGTACAATGAGGACCTGGTGATTGGGTCTCCCTTGTACAAGAGGACCTGGTGATTGGGTCTCCCTTGTACAGCGAGGACCTGGTGATTGGCTCTCCCTTGTACAGCGAGGACCTGGTGATTGGGTCTCCCTTGTACAATGAGGACCTGGTGATTGGGTCTCCCTTGTATTGCGAGGACCTGGTGATTGGGTCTCCCTTGTACAATGAGGACCTGGTGATTGGGTCTCCCTTGTACAGCGAGGACCTGGTGATTGGGTCTCCCTTGTACAGCGAGGACCTGGTGATTGGGTCTCCCTTGTATAGCGAGGACCTGGTGATTAGGTCTCCCTTGTACAACGAGGACCTGGTAATTGGGTCTCCCTTGTACAATGAGGACCTGGTGATTGGGTCTCCCTTGTACAATGAGGACCTGGTGATTGGGTCTCCCTTGTACAATGAGGACCTGATGAAGACGATGaatcacactaacgtggctgaagatacgatgacttaacccacacaccagaagataaggagacgacgacgtttcggtccatcctggaccattattaagtcaaTTTACCACAATCGACTCGATAATGGTCCAAAACGGACCGAAACAACGTCGTTTTAATCTCATCTTCTGGAGTGTAGTTTGGTCGTCAGGACCTGATGGTTGGAGTTTACCTTATACAATACGAACATCTCTCTTGCAACATCACGCATGCACCACcagaccccctccctccctccctccctcccccctcctcatgcACCaccgacccccctccccccccctcctcatgcaccaccgacctcccccccctcccttccccactcCTCATGCAccaccgaccccccccccctcctcatgcACCaccgaccccccctccccccctcatcatGCACCACCAGACCCCCCCCTCCTCATGCACCAccagacccccccctcccccctcctcatgcACCAccgacccccctccctccccccctcctcatgcACCACcagaccccccctccctccccccctcctcatgcACCAccgacccccctcctcccccctcctcatgcACCACcagacccccctcccccgtcctcaTGCAccaccgaccccccccccctccccctcctcatgcaccaccgaccccccccctcccccccctcctcatgcaccaccagacccccccccctcccccctcctcatgcaccaccgacccccccccccctcccccatcatcccATTCCTCCGACGATCAAGACCCACGATCAAACTTTTCTGATTTACGAGTGCGTTTTTTTCCAGCTGGTGTGAGATAAGAAAAGTCGAGGCTGGTTTTCACAAGATACACGAAAGAACAGCTTGGAAAAAGAGCCGATAAAAAGGAAGAGGTGAAACTTTAGCAATAACACTCATCAAAGTCTTTCTCTCCCTtcagccctcctctctctctctctctctctctctctctctctctctctctctctctctccccctccccctccctccctctctctccctccctccctccctccctccctctctctctctctctctctctctctctctctctctctctctctctctctctctctctctctctctctctctctctctctctctctctctccctttaccCTGCCATTCTTCTCTCACCCCGACACTTTCCTCTCACCCCGTCACTTTCCTCTCACCCCGTCACTTTCCTCTCACCCCGTCACTTTCCTCTTACCCCGTCACTTTCCTCTCATCTCGTCACTTTCCTCTCATCTCGACACTTTCCTCTCACCCCCGTCACTTTCCTCTCACCCCGACACTTTCCTCTCACCCCGACACTTTCCTCTCACCCCGTCACTTTCCTCTCACCCCGTCACTTTCCTCTCACCCCGTCACTTTCCTCTCACCCCGTCACTTTCCTCTCACCCCGTCACTTTCCTCTCACCCCGTCACTTTCCTCTCCCCCTGCAGTGTGACCTTGAGTCTTGAGTAAGTGACCAGCTAtcaggggcgcctgacagctgggtggacagcggttcggattcgtagtcctgaggtcccgcgttcgatccccggtggaatcggagacaaatgagcaaaatgtttctttcaccgtgatgcccttgttcacctagcaggtacatgggagttagtcagctgctacgggctgcttcctgcggatgtgtaacaaaaaaggaggcctggtcgaggaccggaccgcggggacgctaagccccgaaatcatctcaagataacccgaaGATTGAGTGTTGAGTTACGATAACATTGTGACCTTAAGTGctagaacaacaacaataacaagatGAGAGGCAACAAAAAGCATACAGCTACAAAAAACAATTAGTATTTATTTTTGCTGGATAGCAGAACAAATATCACAGACAGAGTATACTTCAACTCCGCCCAAAACAGCCCAGTTGCTGATAACTACCCGCCGGTGGTAGTTAGTGACATGTAACTACCAACACAACTAGCGAAGAGTGGCAACTGTATATTCCTTGGAGTTGTGATTGATTATTATTAAGTGGCGACCCGGGGAGGTGTTCTTGTTCTACTAAACGGATTACGTCTCACACGATGGgttttcctccccctccctcttatcctccttcccttccttccttccttccccttctcTCCTACTGTCTCCCTCCCTACTTCCATTCCTTTCCCTTCTCTGCTTTAATTTCCCTCCCATCCCCTCCtatcctcccttcctcccttcctccctcccacctctttTCATTCTTCTCCCACCTCACTTTCCCCTATTtttcttccctccttcctcttcaTACTCCTCTTCTTCCTTCTGCTCCTGCTCCTTCTGCACCTGTCCTCCTCCGCCAGAGCCTGGAGTGGCCTGCCTCCAGCCTCGCCACCAACTATCAGGTACTTGAGAAAGTTGAGGAACCGATGCAGTATTTAGGTTAAAGCTGCTCTGCATCGCAACGCTGTCCGCCAATGACTTCCCTTTCACGGgtgctctttatatatatatatatatatatatatatatatatatatatatatatatatatatatatatatatatatatatatatatatatatatatatatatattattaaatatgaccgaaaaagtaagattaataattctaacacgaattttctcaatctttcgtacatttcttttcactgttggtggtaattcaaaaaccaattctccaaaattcatttttatttctagtctgacgtgacacttgagcgcgtttcgtaaaacttattacattttcaaagactttagttacacatacacaactgaatagaacttacacatctccgatttgtttatatctacttttgagtgaggtggatggggtgaggtggtatttaatagggtattaatttcatcaacacaagacagaacacgaaacaatgggtattgaatagaagtgattgtagaaagcctattggtccatatttcttgatgcttctatattggagcggagtcttgaggtgggtagaatatagaataatattctataTTATTCTAGAATAATAGAATAGGTAGAATaatagcacaactatattctacccacctcaagactccgctccaatatagaagcatcaagaaatatggaccaataggctttctacaatcacttctattcaatacccattgtttcgtgttctgtcttgtgttgatgaaattaataccctattaaatatcacctcaccccatccacctcactcaaaagtagatataaacaaatcggagatgtgtaagttctattcagttgtgtatgtgtaagtaaagtctttgaaaatgtaataagttttacgaaacgcgctcaagtgtcgcgtcagactagaaataaaaattaattttggagaattgatttttgaattaccaccaacagtgaaaagaaatgtacgaaagattgagaaaattcgtgttagaattattaatcttactttttcggtcatatttaataatatatgtctacaggaaagactgctaccaaaatatactaatatatatatatatatatatatatatatatatatatatatatatatatatatatgtatatatatatatatatatatatatatatatatatatatatatatatatatgtatatatatatatatgtatatatgtatatatgtatatatgtatatatatatatatatatatatatatatatatatatatatatatatatatatatatatatatatatatatatatatatatatatatatatatatatatatatgcctccgTTGTGTCTTTTTGTATACCCTCGGGCGTTTAATGTATGCCTTCGCTGTGTCTTATGCCTGCCCTAAGGTGTTTTACGAATGTCCTGAGGTTTATCTGTGAGGGCCATCCTCTTGCCTTCCTACTCTCTTCTTAATAATAAAAGAAGTTATCGAAAACCTATCGAGCATAACATCTGATTCTTGGATCATGATGTCTTGACCGGTTCCTCAGATTCCCTCTGGGAGGCTCTGAGGGTTGCCTCCGACCAGAACAGTTCAGAAGGTGGGTCTCGCCTTGAACTAGTCTCCCCCAACCAACACATCGTGCCTAAAGTAAGAGACGCTTTGTCTGAAGGTCACATAACTCACCCCGAAGACAGCACGCTCCCAACAGCTCCTCTTGGGTCAAATGCCATCGACGAGCTCTTCGGTAAGAGGATCATTGActtaaagagaaagagaaagataagaGGACTGAAGATATCGACGTCCTTTATCCGTCCTACAAGATGCTTGTCCCTCTCCCTAGTTAACCTACTTTCTAAGGAGCAGAGGGCCATGCCAGATGAGCTGAGGCTATACCTAGAAAGCAGGTATAGCCTGCGGTATAGCCTAACCACACTGACGCTGGTGTGAGCAGAGGTCATACCAGCGACATATGGTCATTATACAACAAATCCATAAAAAATGACCTGGTAAAATATAACATTAATAACTCATATTCCAAGTCTACCACCACCgtgaaaataaaatataatgttcAATTTAGCTTAATAACACTTAATAACGGGTTGTGCTGTGCCCCAGAGCCGTTCATTATGATAATTAGTTTATGATATAAAATTTCCTAGTGAGGGAATCAGCACACCTAGTATTTATTATTTCATGCAAGTCGCACATTGATGAAAGTGTAAATTAAATATCAATTTATAACTAATTATGGAATTTACAGAAGATAGAGGTTATTCCAAGTTTATACAGGTTTAATCATTCGACATAGTTGTTAAAATTTAGAGttaaattaaaaacaaatattattatattatgtattTGTATATTAGTACTGAAGAACTTAGGATGTGATCAGGCGCCTTCAAAAGTATATCACGCCGGTATTGACACAAGAGGAGGACCATGACGGGCACACCAATTTAATGAtcttatggatatatatatatatatatatatatatatatatatatatatatatatatatatatatatatatatatatatatatatatatattggcagcaacaccaacactaccaccaccaaggtAATTTTGCATGCATATATGGCAGATAATGTTTAGCAGATAATGCTAAATCAAACTTAGCATCCTCAGAGGCAAAGATGGAAATCCaaagtaacactacaacaatatagTCCATTTGGGTGTGCCTAGAGAGATGGCAGCTAAGCTGATCATATTGCACAGTGCATTAACTCAGATGTCCCAGCACTTCTGTGTCACACTTTCCCGCCTCTCATGGTCGTAAGTTAATTCCTCTTCCAGTTTTCTCTTAAGTCTCGTCAGTCGTGACTACCCTAATGCATTTCCTGCCTAGCGGTACATATTTTGCTCAATGCTCCTCCGTATTTCCACCACGGCATTAATCATCCATTTGCGGCAGTGTGATGTATGTGAGGGTGCACTCATCTGCCTACCCTGGAGGCCGCGCTCTCCGGTCCACCCTGGAGGCATCATCACTCTCCTGCTGGTCTCCAGTAATCCTGGTCCACAGCTACCGCCATTATGGTGTGAATATTTAACGGAGACtctcctgggggtagtatttagtCAGTCCCATCAAGTATTTACTTGCATCTGAGTGAGGGTCtgcctggctgactggctgactggctcgCTGACTGGATGGCTGATTGATTGACCAGGTAATTTGACTAACTGGGATGCCCGGATGAATTATTAGGTATATGTTTGTGAGTTTATAGGCAGATGATTACTGATATTGAGACTCTTCTTCTCTTTTCActcctttatctctctctctctctctccctgtctctctctctctctctctctctctctctctctctctctctctctctctctctctctctctctctctctctctctctctctctctctctctttctctctctctctctccctctctctctctctctctctctctctctctctctctctctctctctctctctctctctctctctctctctctctctctctctctctctctctctctctctctctctctctctctctctctctctctctctctctctgtctctctctgtctctctctccctctctctctctctctctctctctctctctctctctctctctctctctctctctctctctctctctctctctctctctctctctctctattccaaTCCTCtatcctcccctccttccctcccatcctcccgttcccttccctcccctcaccacctctcccctccctctctccctccaggtAATATAATCCCACGTCAGTGGAACATTTACAGCAGCTCTGAGCATTCCACAGTTCTCAGTTTGCATTAAACAAGTGTGAGAGTGAAGAGCTGGGCTCCCAGCATGCTTGAAAATGATATTTACCTTTTTACCGTCACCAAATCAGGTTGTCACATCAAGAGCGAGATTTTAAACGGCACACTGCGCCAATATTGCACAATCAACAATGATGGTATGAGGGTCACGTTGTCATCAGACTCATTTAAATCACGGTTATGTTCTGTTGAATTATTTAATTGGAATTGTTGTACATTGTtatttttgtttggttttatgctGGTTGTTATTTCCGGCGAAAATGTGAGGTTATTCTCCATGAGGGTATGAGGTGATTACGAGGGTATGAGAATATGAGGCCTCTTAGAGGATATGAAAATATAGGGGGGATTTAGAGAGTATGAGATGATTTAAAGGACATGAGAATATAAGGTGATTATGAGTAAATGAGATGATTATGAGTAAATGAAATGATTATGAGGATATGAGAATGTGAGATAAAAATGAGAATATGAGCGAAATGAGGTGATATTTGGCTTTTAAAAGAGAATTCGTTTCCTTGGTGGGGTAGAATTTACAGAATATGTTGGTGGATGAGTACAGACTATGACTTGTTTGATACAAAGCATTATTGTACCGTCATCAAAAGCTTGCGGTACAGTGCTGGTATTTGTAGTTTGTGAATGGTGCATATGGCGTGAGTATACCTTGTGTATGCTGTATGCCTCGCAAGTATACCTTGTGTACTCGAAATACAGACACTAGTCGTGCTTCCCAAACACCTTTAAGAAACATATATTATGAAAGAAACTTAGGGATGCCAGACGTTTAAATCACATGTCTTCGAAGGCAAAAACATGGCAGATATCCTTAAAATATCAAGACTTATGCTAGACAGACGTTTGAAAGACAGACATCATACATCTTTGAAAATACTTATGGCAGAGCGTTTGAAGACCTACAGACATCTTGCAAGACAAATTGAAGGCGGTAGACTATTAAAACATTAACAGCTGGAGAGATATGAACTTAGCAGAGACAAACAGACGGGTATATAATAGTAATATGCCTGAAAGATGTATTCTTTAGTATAGACAGACTTTTATACAACAAAAGGTAGACTCCAGTACCCTCAtcagcaacaccagtaccactaccagcaacaccagtaccctcatcagcaacaccagtaccactaccagcaacaccagtaccaccttcaacaacaccagtacgtaccactaccagcaacaccagtaccaccttcaacaacaccagtaccattaccagcaacaccagtaccaccttcaacaacaccagtaccactaccagcaacaccagtaccaccttcaacaacaccagtaccactaccagcaacaccagtaccaccttcaacaacaccagtaccactaccagcaacaccagtaccctcatcagcaacaccagtaccactaccagcaacaccagtaccaccttcaacaacaccagtaccaccaccagcacaacccgttctcgcacttgcttactgtcaatattggcttactaaataagtgcatatgtgacatactaattgattgtgaatattttagtttaccttgaaaagcttcatagaaaacaccgacctcacctaaccttcttagtatgttaaaaattaagataagcatcttatagcttcttaattacaattattacttaacctataccgttgataggttaagtaataattgtaaataagaagcaataaggtgcttatcttaacatactaagaaggttaggtgaggtcggtgttttctatgaagcttttcaaggtaaactaaaatattcagaatcaattagtatgtcacatatgcacttatttagtaAGCcagtattgactataagcaagtgcgagaacgggttgaccagcaacaccattactaccagcaacaccactaccaccactaccagcaacaccagtaccaccaacacctcaaTGAACATAAACACTAACCCTAGCCACTTCCGTCGCCAATAACTCATGTATGAGTCACGTTCACCTTTCTACCAACATCAACACTGTTTTTCATGAGATGAACCTGAGGAAAGTCGGGTCAGAAGATTCAGAATTGTAGAGTTGCACTAAATGAGACCTGTCAGAGTGAGAGGTTTGGGCTAAATGACACCTGTCAGAGTGAGAGGTTTGGGCTAAATGACACCTGTCAGAGTGAGAGGTTTGGGCTAAATGACACCTGTCAGAGTGAGAGGTTTGGGCTAAATGACACCTGTCAGAGTGAGAGGTTTGGGCTAAATGACACGTAGGAGATGGGTGGAGAAAATGACACAACTAGGAGAAGGGATATAGTAAGCGACACAGGAAAGACTGGGGGAATAGTTAGAGTATATGACAGGTGTGTAATTAACAGAGGTAAGAGTAGGGGGATGGAATAAATGACATGCATGAGCGGAGGATatagcaagcgacacatataagagtGGAGGGTGGAGTAAATAACACATATAAGAGATATAGGCTGGCCCTGAATGAGGCGGATAAGAGCCAGAAGGGAGCCGAGAGTGACAGAGGTAATCAGTGGGAGTTGACTGGGAGTCAGAGGTGAGCGGACAGGTAATAATGGCAGGTAGCCCCTCGCTGACACTATCCATCACCCGCCCTCTTGTTCCACTGACAGCACAATGACCTCTACTGCCTCACGTAATCAAATCCTGCCGAGGACTTGTGTGTATCCTACCTCCCAGTACACACCtatcagtactcacctagttgaactcacctagttgtacttgtggggaggggggttgagatctcgctctttggtccccgcctctcaactggtaatcaactggtgtacagattcctgagcctactgagctctatcatatctacatctacGGATTGTTTACGGGGGAATGAGGTCTAGTTCTTCATGCCTCGCCTACTAGCCCTTTATGCACTTGTTGCGTTACAGTTTAACTATCCTAGTGTTAAATGATGGTAGATAGGCGATAGCTCCTGTCTTTATCGTGGGATCTACTAGGATAATAGATAGGTAATATCCCCCTGCATTTATCCTGGCATTATTGAACCACATGTATATTGATTTGTACCCTCAAAATAACGTATAAACACTCATACTTCGTCGAGTTAGTCCACCTCAAGTCTTTTGGATTAAATTAACGACTCGTTAATTAACCTGATATCTTTAAAAGAAGGTGTTATCTCCCACTGTCTTAATCTAAACATATCCTGGCAGGTTGATCTTGACAGGCCTGAGCTTGTTGATCTTGACAGGCCTGAGCTGGTTGATTTCCCCCTTGCCAGCATTCATCTTGTGCGAACCCTTAACGATAGTACCATCGTATACCACCAAATATTCTCCTttaaagtcgacggtccaagccgaACTGAAGAGAAGCAGCAGCTATACGATTGTTCTTATCTATACGTGAATTGTTATATATCAATTGTTATCACTTTTGAGCAATTACGTATATGGACTCATGAGAGAGAAATAGTCTTACCGTACGCTAATATTAATATTTTACTGCATAAATCTATCTGTCATAGTTTAAATATTCGTAACTAGATGACAGAAACATATATCATGAAAATTTCATGTAAGTGAGACACATAAACGAGAAATATAAGATAAAATATAATGCTATGAATCATGGACAGATGGGAAACAAGTTGTTCTATTCTGAGTGTGTTTTGTGTTTGCCAGTTCTCGATATTTTGTTCATGACTTGAAAAACTATTCCAATTAATCAAGAGAATCTACTTCAGCTATAAATTATTTTTTAAACACGCGTTCATAAAAGCATGTAACTTCATAACGTagagtgggagccggtcggccgagcggacagcacgctgggcttgtgatcctgtggtcctgggttcgatcccaggcgccggcgagaaacaatgggcagagtttctttcaccctatgcccctgttacctagcagtaaaataggtacctgggtgttagtcagctgtcacgggctgcttcctgggggtggaggcctggtcgaggaccgggccgcggggacactaaaaaaaaaagccccgaaatcatctcaagataacctcaagaagaaggttGGAGCTCGGCTCCCTCATTATGAACCGTTTTGTTGAATtgtaattttataaatatttatatatgcgattgtgaatattttatgtATATTTGTACCTTTGCATATATTTTATGCAAGAAGCTAAGAAACGTTGGTAGAATATCTTTTACACGTGTTGAGGCATTTGTGGTTCATTATCTTGGTACCGTCTCTGGTAATGAAAGGCTTGGGATCCCTCCTCGACTTGCGTAATGAGTCTCCGTAAGTCAGCGAGAAAGTTGCCTCCACACAAGGGAACTGCCTCGTTCTGGTTGTTTTTAAGTTgttcttccccttccctccccctccccccacttgggctggacggtagagcgacggtctcgcttcatacaggtcggcgttcaatccccgaccgtcgaagtggttgggtaccattccttcccctccgtcccatcccaaatccttatcctgaccccttccaagtgctgtatagtcgtaatgacttggcgctttccccgtgataatcccccccaccccctctctctctctctctctctctctctctctctctctctctctctctctctctctctctctctctctctctctctctctctctctctctctctctctctctctctctctctctctctctctctctctctcactctctctctctctctctctctctctctctctctctctctctctctctctctctctctctctctctctctctctctctctctctctctctctctctctctcactcattgagagagagagagagagagagagatcgaccgaccgaccgacagaCCTTACATTTAGTCAATTTACTTCATTTTCCGAACACAAGTCAGGCGAGGACTGAATGATCGCCGAAGGAATGttttccttcagaaacttgtgaccTGAGTAAATTGGTGGAGGTTGACCGTCTTGTGGACATAATAGCCGTCGTCTGGTGGTCTGCGATGTTGGGCCAGGTAATGATCCTTGTAACATTATCCCTGTATGTCATGTTGAGGTCACCGATATGTCTTCCATCTTCAGGGTCCCATGAGGATGAGTCGAAGCTTGAAATGGCAGGTACTACAAGGGATGGGTCGAGGCTTGAGATAGCAAGTCCTACAAAGATTGACTTCAGGCTTATGATGACATGTTCTACACGGATTGACTTCATGCTTGAGATGACAGGTTCTACAAGGATTGACTACAAACATGAGATGTCAGGTCCTTGCATGGTTATTTGTACCCAGAAGTCGGAGGTAGCATTgaaggggtgtgggagggggactTAAGAGAGTGTTGTATGCACAAGTTTACATTaattttggtttggttaagttcggttaggttgggtaaaattcggtttggttaagttagatacggctcagttagattaggttaaattAAGTTTAGTTAGGTTTGATTAAGTTAgactaggttaagttaggctaagATAAGTTAgactaggttaagttaggctaggttaaat includes:
- the LOC138368273 gene encoding microtubule-associated protein 6-like, encoding MDQSTQGSQGLFTSLLKKLIIIEDLVIGSPLYSEDLVIGSSLYSEDLVIGSPLYNEDLVIGSPLYSEDLVIGSSLYNEDLVIGSPLYSEDLVIGSPLYSEDLVIGSPLYSEDLVIGSPLYSEDLVIGSPLYSEDLVIGSPLYNEDLVIGSPLYCEDLVIGSPLYSEDLVIGSPLYSEDLVIGSSLYSEDLVIGSPLYSEDLVIGSPFEDLVIGSPLYSEDLVIGSPLYNEDLVIGSPLYCEDLVIGSPLYNEDLVIGSPLYSEDLVIGSPLYSEDLVIGSPLYSEDLVIRSPLYNEDLVIGSPLYNEDLVIGSPLYNEDLVIGSPLYNEDLMKTMNHTNVAEDTMT